From a region of the Paenibacillus lutimineralis genome:
- the rplW gene encoding 50S ribosomal protein L23: MKDPRDIIKRPLITERTADYMNELKYVFEVDIRANKTEIKKAVEEIFKVKVSNVNTLRVPGKPKRYGRHFGYTPEWKKAFVTLTPDSKPLEFFESV; the protein is encoded by the coding sequence ATGAAAGATCCTCGTGATATTATTAAGCGTCCATTAATCACAGAACGTACTGCTGATTACATGAACGAGCTTAAATATGTGTTCGAAGTTGACATTCGTGCTAACAAAACCGAAATTAAAAAAGCGGTTGAAGAGATCTTCAAAGTTAAAGTGAGCAATGTGAATACTCTGCGTGTTCCTGGCAAGCCAAAACGTTATGGACGTCATTTCGGTTATACTCCGGAATGGAAGAAAGCGTTCGTGACTTTGACTCCGGACAGCAAACCGCTCGAATTCTTTGAATCGGTATAA